One Triticum dicoccoides isolate Atlit2015 ecotype Zavitan chromosome 4B, WEW_v2.0, whole genome shotgun sequence genomic window carries:
- the LOC119296013 gene encoding uncharacterized protein LOC119296013 isoform X1, producing the protein MLRLVGLLGYFGVVEKDLVTNENEIKLRLVVWPPLKLRSSSHAHCILSGLEIYSIDMQFLYEALSFRLSPRSLSTVEQLLHPASCFRLQQGTTHRSSTRATDAQELAVALYHLIAEANLAGRSTPQL; encoded by the exons ATGCTGAGACTTGTTGGTTTGCTAG GTTATTTTGGAGTTGTAGAGAAAGATCTGGTAACAAATGAGAATGAGATCAAGCTGAG ACTGGTCGTGTGGCCACCTCTGAAGTTGAGGTCGAGTTCGCATGCACACTGCATACTGTCAGGCCTGGAAATCTACTCAATAG ACATGCAATTTCTCTATGAAGCTCTAAGTTTTCGTCTCTCACCAAGATCCTTGAGTACTGtggagcagcttcttcatccagccTCATGTTTTCGTCTTCAGCAGG GAACAACACACAGATCATCTACACGGGCAACAGACGCACAAGAGCTAGCTGTCGCATTGTACCACCTCATCGCCGAGGCCAACCTTGCCGGCAGGTCCACGCCGCAGCTCTAG
- the LOC119296013 gene encoding uncharacterized protein LOC119296013 isoform X2 — translation MLRLVGLLGYFGVVEKDLVTNENEIKLRLVVWPPLKLRSSSHAHCILSGLEIYSIDMQFLYEALSFRLSPRSLSTVEQLLHPASCFRLQQDYKANCYINSRERGDGLPHIP, via the exons ATGCTGAGACTTGTTGGTTTGCTAG GTTATTTTGGAGTTGTAGAGAAAGATCTGGTAACAAATGAGAATGAGATCAAGCTGAG ACTGGTCGTGTGGCCACCTCTGAAGTTGAGGTCGAGTTCGCATGCACACTGCATACTGTCAGGCCTGGAAATCTACTCAATAG ACATGCAATTTCTCTATGAAGCTCTAAGTTTTCGTCTCTCACCAAGATCCTTGAGTACTGtggagcagcttcttcatccagccTCATGTTTTCGTCTTCAGCAGG ACTACAAGGCGAATTGCTACATAAACAGTAGAGAgcgtggggacggcctgccccacATCCCATGA